The proteins below come from a single Parageobacillus thermoglucosidasius genomic window:
- a CDS encoding class II fructose-bisphosphate aldolase, giving the protein MPLVSMTEMLNKALREKYAVGQFNINNLEWTQAILAAAEEEKSPVILGVSEGAARYMGGFKTVVNMVKGLMEDMNITVPVAIHLDHGSSFEKCKAAIDAGFTSVMIDASHHPFEENVKITSQVVEYAHARGVSVEAELGTVGGQEDDVIGKDIIYADPKECEELVKRTGIDCLAPALGSVHGPYKGEPKLGFAEMEQIRDLTGVPLVLHGGTGIPTEQIQRAISLGTSKINVNTENQIAFTKVVRELLAKDDKVYDPRKIIGPGRDAIKATVIGKMREFGSSGKAAQ; this is encoded by the coding sequence ATGCCTTTAGTATCCATGACAGAAATGCTTAATAAAGCGCTGCGGGAAAAATACGCTGTCGGCCAATTTAACATTAACAACTTAGAGTGGACACAGGCGATTTTAGCAGCGGCGGAAGAGGAAAAATCACCGGTCATTCTCGGAGTGTCCGAAGGTGCGGCGCGTTATATGGGCGGCTTTAAAACAGTGGTCAACATGGTTAAAGGATTAATGGAAGATATGAATATTACCGTTCCGGTCGCGATCCATCTCGACCATGGCTCCAGCTTTGAAAAATGTAAAGCAGCGATCGATGCCGGATTTACTTCTGTCATGATTGACGCTTCCCATCATCCGTTCGAGGAAAACGTTAAAATCACTTCTCAAGTGGTGGAATACGCTCATGCACGCGGCGTGTCAGTAGAAGCGGAATTGGGCACGGTTGGCGGCCAAGAAGACGATGTTATTGGTAAAGACATTATTTATGCAGATCCAAAAGAATGTGAAGAATTAGTCAAACGGACAGGAATTGACTGTTTAGCACCTGCTTTGGGTTCTGTACACGGTCCGTACAAAGGGGAACCAAAACTGGGATTTGCGGAAATGGAGCAAATTCGTGATTTGACGGGTGTTCCGCTCGTGCTTCACGGTGGTACAGGCATCCCGACAGAACAAATCCAGCGCGCCATTTCCCTCGGCACTTCCAAAATTAACGTCAATACGGAAAACCAAATAGCATTTACAAAAGTCGTCCGCGAATTGTTAGCGAAAGACGACAAAGTATACGATCCTCGCAAAATTATCGGTCCTGGCCGCGATGCGATAAAAGCGACAGTCATCGGCAAAATGCGCGAGTTTGGTTCTTCTGGAAAAGCAGCTCAATAA
- the fsa gene encoding fructose-6-phosphate aldolase produces the protein MKFFIDTANLEEIKKANELGILAGVTTNPSLVAKENVPFHERLREITSIVSGSVSAEVISTDAKGMIEEGEELAKIAPNITIKVPMTPEGLKAVKVFSEKGIKTNVTLVFTANQALLAARAGATYVSPFLGRLDDIGHNGFELISTIADIFNIHGIDTEIIAASIRHPLHVTEAALRGAHIATVPYKVLMQLFNHPLTDQGIEKFLADWNRQK, from the coding sequence ATGAAATTTTTTATTGATACGGCCAATTTAGAGGAAATTAAAAAAGCGAACGAGCTTGGCATTTTAGCCGGTGTGACGACAAACCCAAGCCTTGTTGCAAAAGAAAACGTCCCGTTTCATGAGCGTCTTCGCGAAATAACGTCGATTGTTTCTGGATCGGTGAGCGCTGAAGTGATTTCCACCGATGCAAAAGGAATGATTGAAGAAGGAGAAGAACTGGCAAAAATCGCCCCGAACATTACGATTAAAGTGCCGATGACGCCAGAAGGGCTTAAAGCGGTGAAAGTATTCAGCGAAAAGGGAATTAAGACGAACGTTACGTTAGTGTTTACGGCCAACCAAGCGTTGTTAGCGGCACGCGCCGGAGCGACGTATGTATCCCCGTTTCTTGGCCGCCTTGACGATATCGGGCATAACGGCTTTGAGCTCATTTCCACGATTGCCGATATTTTCAATATTCACGGAATTGATACAGAAATTATTGCCGCTTCGATCCGTCATCCGCTCCATGTGACGGAAGCCGCGCTAAGAGGGGCACATATTGCTACTGTTCCGTACAAAGTATTAATGCAGTTGTTTAACCATCCGTTGACAGATCAAGGAATCGAGAAGTTTTTGGCAGACTGGAATCGGCAAAAATAA